One window of Nocardia sp. NBC_00508 genomic DNA carries:
- the gcvP gene encoding aminomethyl-transferring glycine dehydrogenase: MTRSFADRHIGPDRDELARILDVVGVPSLDELAARALPASILDGTGLTGLPAAATEHEVLDELAQLAKSNTVATSMIGLGYYDTLTPPVLVRNLLENPAWYTAYTPYQPEISQGRLEALLNFQTMVSELTGMDVANASMLDEATAAAEAMTLLRRASRAKSGRLVIDTDLFPQTRTVLYTRAEPLGLEIVEADLSTGVLPDGEFFGVLAQTPGASGRVVDWTDVIAAAHDRGALVAIGADLLAMTLIAPPGEQGADVCFGTTQRFGVPLGFGGPHAGYLAVRQAQARQLPGRLVGVSVDADGDTAYRLALQTREQHIRREKATSNICTAQVLLAIVAAMYAAYHGADGLRAIARRVHGHAAAIARGLDGAVVHDRFFDTVLAHVPGGAEAVVAKAKSRGINLRLVDADHVGIACDEATTGAHVAAVLESFGTAVSSEPGAPAPVAAIENRASEYLAHSAFTKYHTETAMLRYLRSLSDKDIALDRSMIPLGSCTMKLNATAEMEAITWPGFARVHPYAPVEDAPGLLQVIADLERWLSDITGYDSVSLQPNAGSQGEYAGLLAIRRYHLDRGDTHRDTCLIPSSAHGTNAASAAMAGLRVEVVKCRDNGDVDLDDLRAKIADHADRLACIMITYPSTHGVYEHEVAELCALVHDAGGQVYVDGANLNALVGLARPGRFGGDVSHLNLHKTFCIPHGGGGPGVGPVAVRAHLARYLPGDPLEAGSHAVSAAKYGSASILPITWAYIRMMGADGLRRATLSAIASANYIARRLDEYFPVLYTGEHGMVAHECILDLREITKQTGVTVDDVAKRLADYGFHAPTMSFPVAGTLMVEPTESENLAELDDFIEAMIAIRAEIDQVAAGVWPATDNPLRGAPHTAASLVGEWEHPYSREVAVYPRGIGHARAKVWPPVRRIDGAYGDRNLVCACPPLLDFGHTS, from the coding sequence GTGACTCGCTCATTCGCCGACCGCCACATCGGACCCGACCGGGACGAACTGGCCCGGATCCTGGATGTCGTCGGCGTGCCGTCGCTCGACGAGCTGGCAGCCAGGGCGCTGCCCGCCAGCATCCTGGACGGCACGGGCCTGACCGGACTGCCCGCCGCGGCGACCGAGCACGAGGTGCTCGACGAGCTCGCCCAGCTCGCGAAGTCCAACACCGTGGCCACCTCCATGATCGGCCTCGGGTACTACGACACGCTGACCCCGCCGGTGCTGGTACGCAACCTGTTGGAGAACCCCGCCTGGTACACCGCCTACACCCCCTACCAGCCCGAGATCAGCCAGGGCAGGCTCGAGGCGCTGCTCAACTTCCAGACCATGGTGTCGGAGCTGACCGGCATGGACGTCGCCAACGCGTCCATGCTGGACGAGGCGACCGCCGCAGCCGAGGCGATGACGCTGCTGCGTCGCGCGAGTAGAGCCAAGTCCGGACGGCTGGTCATCGACACCGATCTGTTTCCGCAGACCAGGACGGTGCTCTACACCAGGGCCGAGCCGCTGGGCCTGGAGATCGTCGAAGCCGACCTGTCCACCGGCGTGCTGCCCGACGGCGAGTTCTTCGGTGTGCTGGCGCAGACACCGGGGGCCTCCGGCCGCGTCGTGGACTGGACCGATGTCATCGCCGCCGCGCACGACCGTGGAGCGCTGGTCGCGATCGGCGCCGACCTGTTGGCGATGACGCTCATCGCGCCGCCCGGTGAACAGGGCGCCGACGTGTGCTTCGGCACCACCCAGCGCTTCGGCGTCCCGCTCGGCTTCGGCGGACCGCACGCCGGATACCTCGCGGTGCGTCAGGCGCAGGCCCGCCAGTTGCCCGGTCGCCTGGTCGGCGTCTCGGTGGACGCCGACGGAGACACCGCGTACCGGCTCGCGCTACAGACGCGTGAGCAGCACATTCGCCGGGAGAAGGCGACCTCCAACATCTGTACCGCGCAGGTGCTGCTGGCCATCGTGGCCGCGATGTACGCCGCCTACCACGGCGCCGACGGCCTGCGTGCCATCGCCCGCCGGGTGCACGGGCACGCCGCGGCGATCGCGCGCGGACTGGACGGGGCGGTGGTACACGATCGCTTCTTCGACACGGTGCTCGCGCACGTGCCCGGTGGCGCGGAAGCCGTTGTGGCGAAAGCCAAGTCGCGCGGGATCAATCTGCGCCTGGTCGACGCCGACCACGTCGGCATCGCCTGCGACGAGGCGACCACCGGCGCGCATGTCGCGGCGGTGCTCGAATCCTTCGGTACCGCGGTGTCGTCCGAGCCGGGGGCACCCGCGCCGGTCGCCGCGATCGAGAACCGTGCCTCGGAGTACCTGGCCCATTCCGCGTTCACGAAATACCACACCGAGACGGCCATGCTGCGCTATCTGCGCTCGCTGTCGGACAAGGACATCGCGCTGGACCGCAGCATGATTCCGCTCGGCTCCTGCACGATGAAGCTCAACGCCACCGCCGAGATGGAAGCCATCACCTGGCCCGGCTTCGCCCGCGTGCACCCGTACGCACCGGTGGAGGACGCGCCCGGTCTGCTGCAGGTGATCGCGGATCTGGAGCGCTGGCTGTCGGACATCACCGGCTACGACTCGGTGAGCCTGCAGCCCAACGCGGGCAGTCAAGGCGAGTACGCCGGGCTGCTGGCGATCCGCCGCTACCACCTCGACCGCGGCGACACCCATCGCGACACCTGTCTCATCCCGTCCAGCGCGCACGGCACCAACGCGGCATCGGCGGCCATGGCCGGGCTGCGCGTCGAGGTGGTGAAGTGCCGCGACAACGGGGATGTCGACCTGGACGACCTGCGCGCCAAGATCGCCGACCACGCCGACCGGCTGGCCTGCATCATGATCACCTACCCGTCCACGCACGGCGTGTACGAGCATGAGGTCGCCGAGTTGTGCGCGCTGGTGCACGACGCGGGCGGGCAGGTCTACGTCGACGGCGCCAATCTCAACGCCTTGGTGGGGTTGGCAAGGCCCGGCCGGTTCGGCGGTGACGTGAGTCATCTGAACCTGCACAAGACGTTCTGCATCCCGCACGGCGGCGGCGGTCCCGGTGTCGGCCCGGTCGCGGTCCGTGCGCACCTGGCGCGCTACCTGCCCGGCGATCCGCTGGAAGCCGGGTCGCACGCGGTGTCGGCGGCGAAGTACGGCTCGGCGTCGATTCTGCCGATCACCTGGGCCTACATCCGCATGATGGGCGCCGACGGCCTGCGCAGGGCCACGCTGTCGGCGATCGCGTCGGCGAACTACATCGCGCGCCGGCTCGACGAGTACTTCCCGGTGCTCTACACCGGTGAGCACGGCATGGTGGCGCACGAGTGCATCCTGGACCTGCGCGAGATCACCAAGCAGACCGGCGTCACCGTCGACGACGTGGCAAAACGCCTGGCGGACTATGGATTCCACGCGCCGACCATGAGTTTCCCGGTGGCGGGCACGCTGATGGTGGAGCCCACCGAGAGCGAAAACCTCGCCGAGCTGGACGATTTCATCGAGGCGATGATCGCCATCCGGGCGGAGATCGACCAGGTCGCCGCAGGTGTGTGGCCCGCAACCGACAACCCGCTGCGCGGTGCGCCGCATACCGCAGCGTCGCTGGTGGGGGAGTGGGAGCACCCCTACAGCCGGGAGGTCGCCGTCTATCCACGCGGCATCGGGCATGCCAGGGCGAAGGTGTGGCCGCCGGTGCGCCGGATCGACGGCGCGTATGGCGACCGGAACCTGGTGTGCGCTTGTCCGCCTCTCCTCGATTTCGGCCATACCAGCTAG
- a CDS encoding M14 family zinc carboxypeptidase, with the protein MQAADHITGLVGPIGRISGFPTVDELNHFADGLAAAYPEGVSITELGRSRGGDPIRAVRVGTGRRHILVFGNPHPNEPIGMATIRHLLGRMAVDDAATAGATWHFLLCVDPDGTRLNEGWFAGPHTRTGVARGFYRPPAAEQPEWCFPTVWRGRSVGIPLQETEAMMALIDRTRPALIASLHNAEFGGGFFYTSGGEPEYWSALTDRLAAADVPIYHGEPDAPGARTLAQGVFELPLFGSMADLLAAQGLDAVTALGGGGCRDYTARYGTAILVCELPLWVDERIGDGSAGDRVLGDLLDATAADYRALAEVASEVLARVADRLSGRSPFERSVRALVAGLPGLAVSRQAAPQRNRIATRGEIFVGQYDWTAMLRLRLGGMLLRLLDDEYRRDRAPALAAERDRFAAVFDQWCADVEQNAPGVAVPLERLVRIQAESIMLAATRLRDGRAI; encoded by the coding sequence GTGCAGGCAGCCGATCACATCACCGGGCTCGTCGGGCCGATCGGTCGCATCAGCGGGTTCCCGACCGTCGATGAGCTGAACCACTTCGCCGACGGGCTGGCCGCCGCGTATCCCGAAGGGGTGTCGATCACCGAACTCGGTCGGTCACGTGGCGGTGACCCGATTCGCGCGGTACGCGTCGGAACGGGGCGGCGGCACATCCTGGTGTTCGGCAACCCGCACCCGAACGAGCCCATCGGCATGGCGACCATCCGCCATCTGCTCGGCAGGATGGCCGTCGACGACGCCGCGACCGCGGGCGCTACCTGGCATTTCCTGCTGTGCGTCGACCCGGACGGGACCCGGCTGAACGAAGGGTGGTTCGCGGGCCCGCACACCAGGACCGGTGTGGCGCGCGGCTTCTACCGCCCGCCCGCGGCCGAACAGCCGGAATGGTGCTTTCCGACGGTATGGCGCGGCCGGTCCGTCGGCATCCCGCTGCAGGAGACGGAGGCCATGATGGCGCTGATCGACCGCACCCGGCCCGCGCTGATCGCGTCGCTGCACAACGCGGAGTTCGGCGGCGGATTCTTCTACACCTCCGGCGGCGAGCCCGAGTACTGGTCCGCATTGACCGATCGGCTCGCGGCCGCGGATGTGCCGATCTACCACGGCGAACCCGACGCGCCGGGTGCTCGCACCCTCGCGCAAGGGGTCTTCGAACTGCCGCTGTTCGGATCGATGGCCGACCTGCTCGCGGCGCAGGGCCTCGACGCGGTCACCGCGCTGGGCGGGGGCGGCTGCCGGGACTACACGGCGCGCTACGGCACGGCCATTCTGGTCTGCGAGTTGCCACTCTGGGTCGACGAGCGGATCGGCGACGGCTCGGCGGGCGACCGCGTGCTCGGTGACCTGCTCGACGCCACGGCGGCCGACTACCGGGCCTTGGCAGAGGTCGCATCCGAGGTACTCGCCCGGGTGGCGGACCGATTGAGCGGCCGCAGCCCGTTCGAGCGGTCGGTGCGCGCCTTGGTCGCCGGACTGCCCGGTCTCGCGGTGAGCAGGCAGGCTGCGCCGCAACGCAATCGGATCGCGACCCGGGGCGAGATCTTCGTGGGGCAGTACGACTGGACCGCGATGCTGCGGCTGCGGTTGGGCGGCATGCTGCTGCGGCTGCTCGACGACGAATACCGCCGCGACCGCGCGCCCGCCCTGGCCGCCGAACGCGACCGGTTCGCGGCGGTGTTCGACCAGTGGTGCGCCGACGTCGAGCAGAACGCACCGGGCGTCGCGGTGCCGCTCGAGCGCCTGGTGCGGATCCAAGCGGAGTCGATCATGCTCGCGGCAACCAGACTGCGTGACGGTCGGGCGATTTGA
- a CDS encoding MerR family transcriptional regulator, translating to MAEQSQDVVQPGLFPDDSVPDDLVGYRVPSACQVAGITYRQLDYWARTGLVVPSIRSAAGSGSQRLYSFKDILVLKIVKRLLDAGISLQNIRIAVDHLRSRGVQDLAGITLFSDGTSVYECTSAEEVVDLLQGGQGVFGIAVSGAMRELTGAIANFPAERASAVTERPEDELSFRRKARMNRKTG from the coding sequence GTGGCAGAGCAATCGCAGGATGTGGTACAGCCAGGCCTGTTCCCGGACGACTCGGTACCTGACGACCTGGTCGGCTATCGCGTCCCCAGTGCATGCCAGGTGGCCGGGATCACCTACCGGCAGCTCGACTACTGGGCGCGCACCGGACTGGTGGTGCCCTCCATCCGCAGCGCCGCGGGTTCGGGGAGTCAGCGGCTGTACTCGTTCAAGGACATTCTGGTCCTCAAGATCGTCAAACGGCTGCTCGACGCAGGCATCTCGCTGCAGAACATCCGCATCGCGGTCGACCATCTACGTAGCCGCGGCGTGCAGGACCTCGCGGGGATCACCCTCTTCTCCGACGGCACCTCCGTCTACGAGTGCACCTCTGCCGAGGAGGTGGTCGATTTACTGCAGGGTGGGCAGGGCGTCTTCGGCATCGCCGTCAGCGGTGCCATGCGCGAACTCACCGGCGCCATCGCGAACTTCCCCGCGGAACGCGCGTCGGCGGTCACCGAACGCCCTGAGGACGAGCTGTCGTTCCGCCGCAAGGCACGGATGAACCGTAAGACGGGCTAG
- a CDS encoding bifunctional nuclease family protein — MSEMRVIGIRVEQPQNQPVLLLREVAGDRYLPIWIGQAEATAIVLEQEGVTPIRPLTHDLIKVLITELGHTLKEVRIVDLQEGTFYADLVFENDLRISARPSDSVAIALRVGCPIHAEESVLEEAGLVMPDEREDEVEKFKEFLESVSPDDFKATDS; from the coding sequence ATGAGCGAAATGCGCGTGATCGGCATCCGTGTCGAGCAGCCACAGAACCAGCCCGTGCTGTTGCTCCGCGAGGTGGCGGGCGATCGGTACCTGCCGATCTGGATCGGGCAGGCGGAAGCGACCGCGATCGTGCTCGAGCAGGAGGGGGTGACCCCGATCCGCCCACTGACGCACGACCTGATCAAGGTCCTGATCACCGAACTCGGGCACACCCTCAAGGAGGTCAGGATCGTGGATCTGCAGGAGGGCACCTTCTACGCGGACCTGGTCTTCGAGAACGATCTGCGGATCTCGGCGCGGCCGTCCGATTCGGTTGCGATCGCCTTGCGGGTGGGTTGCCCGATCCACGCCGAAGAGTCCGTCCTCGAGGAAGCCGGACTCGTCATGCCGGACGAGCGCGAGGACGAGGTGGAGAAGTTCAAGGAGTTCCTCGAATCGGTGTCCCCGGACGACTTCAAGGCGACCGACAGCTGA
- the ftsR gene encoding transcriptional regulator FtsR has translation MSIGSVLDLLRPDFPDVTISKIRFLEAEGLIRPERTPSGYRRFSVADVERLRFVLTAQRDQYLPLKVIKEQLEAIDSGAATLGVREARARAHSVPTREPESGRVSPDGEQSTPGSERGARQAAAPRRLGVVPNEISPDDLRFDHEIRLTRADLLDQAEIDDSFLVDLIRANLITPGPAGYFDADAVTLAKTARAMAEFGLEARHLRAFKLAADREAALVAQIAAPIAKSRDAGARARAEETVRELAALSLTLHTCLVKSSVRSSLGG, from the coding sequence ATGTCGATCGGCTCCGTGCTCGACCTGCTGCGCCCCGACTTTCCCGACGTCACCATCTCCAAGATCCGCTTCCTGGAAGCGGAGGGGCTGATCCGGCCGGAGCGGACGCCTTCGGGCTACCGCAGATTCTCCGTCGCGGATGTCGAACGGCTCCGGTTCGTGCTGACCGCGCAACGCGACCAGTATCTGCCGTTGAAGGTGATCAAGGAACAGCTCGAGGCGATCGATAGCGGCGCGGCGACGCTCGGTGTGCGGGAAGCCCGCGCCCGAGCGCACTCCGTGCCGACCAGGGAGCCGGAGTCCGGGCGCGTCTCGCCGGATGGCGAGCAATCCACGCCGGGTTCCGAGCGCGGCGCACGCCAGGCGGCGGCGCCCCGGCGGCTGGGTGTCGTGCCGAACGAGATCTCCCCGGACGATCTGCGTTTCGATCACGAAATCCGGCTCACCAGGGCGGATCTGCTCGACCAGGCCGAGATCGATGACAGTTTCCTGGTCGATCTCATCCGGGCCAACCTGATCACCCCGGGGCCCGCTGGGTACTTCGACGCCGACGCGGTCACGCTGGCCAAGACGGCGCGGGCGATGGCCGAATTCGGTTTGGAGGCACGCCATTTGCGGGCGTTCAAGCTCGCGGCCGATCGGGAGGCCGCGCTCGTGGCGCAGATCGCCGCCCCGATCGCGAAGAGCCGCGACGCGGGTGCGCGCGCCCGCGCGGAGGAAACGGTGCGCGAACTCGCCGCACTGTCGCTGACATTGCATACCTGTCTGGTCAAGTCCTCGGTCCGGAGTTCGCTGGGGGGCTGA
- the odhI gene encoding oxoglutarate dehydrogenase inhibitor Odhl — protein sequence MSENKDPGYGETAAETTSVFRADFLNEVDASRAGEVTGEQPVQGVEGLPVGAALLVVKRGPNAGSRFLLDQPTTSAGRHPDSDIFLDDVTVSRRHAEFRQDDESFQVVDVGSLNGTYVNREPVDSSELQNGDEVQIGKFRLVFLTGPRAQVTDSSAGAGSL from the coding sequence GTGAGCGAGAACAAAGACCCGGGTTACGGGGAGACCGCGGCCGAGACGACGTCGGTCTTCCGCGCGGATTTCCTGAACGAGGTCGACGCGTCGCGCGCCGGAGAGGTGACCGGCGAGCAGCCGGTCCAAGGGGTCGAGGGTCTGCCGGTCGGCGCGGCCCTCTTGGTCGTCAAACGCGGCCCGAACGCGGGCTCGCGGTTCCTGCTGGATCAGCCGACCACTTCGGCGGGGCGCCATCCTGACAGTGACATCTTCCTCGATGACGTCACCGTCAGCCGTCGGCATGCCGAGTTCCGTCAGGACGACGAGTCGTTCCAGGTCGTCGACGTGGGCAGCCTGAACGGGACATATGTGAACCGGGAGCCGGTGGACTCCTCGGAGCTGCAGAACGGCGACGAGGTGCAGATCGGCAAGTTCCGGCTGGTATTCCTCACCGGACCGCGCGCCCAGGTGACCGATTCGTCGGCGGGTGCGGGGAGTCTATGA
- the gcvH gene encoding glycine cleavage system protein GcvH has product MTQTPEDLRYTEEHEWVRRIAPTRVRVGITDYAQSQLGDVVFVQLPQTGAEVAAGDSIAEVESTKSVSDIYAPLSAKVVAANEKLSSEPETLNTDPYGEGWLFELEVSDAASLDVTLGELLDGAGYQGVIGG; this is encoded by the coding sequence GTGACCCAGACCCCCGAGGATCTGCGCTACACCGAGGAGCACGAGTGGGTACGCCGGATCGCCCCGACCCGGGTCCGGGTGGGCATTACCGACTACGCCCAGTCTCAACTCGGTGACGTTGTGTTCGTGCAGTTGCCCCAAACGGGCGCGGAGGTGGCCGCCGGGGACAGTATCGCGGAGGTGGAGTCGACCAAGAGCGTGTCCGACATCTATGCGCCGTTGAGCGCGAAAGTCGTTGCGGCGAACGAGAAATTGAGCTCGGAGCCGGAGACGTTGAACACCGACCCCTACGGTGAGGGGTGGCTGTTCGAGCTGGAGGTGAGCGATGCCGCGAGCCTCGACGTGACGCTCGGTGAACTGCTGGATGGCGCAGGTTATCAAGGAGTTATCGGGGGCTGA
- a CDS encoding CDP-alcohol phosphatidyltransferase family protein, with amino-acid sequence MTTESGTAEPEERADGAGRGVFADRILTVPNVLSVLRLLGVPLFLWLLLIERADGWAFALLVASGVTDFLDGKLARLLDQSSRLGALLDPFVDRLFLVTTLAAFVIRGLIPWWVAALLVGRDLVLTATLPVYKRRDLPPPEVIYLGKAATFALMSALPWLLAGQMDWAAAGFGRAFGGALLVWGTAVYVWTGVLYTGRAIAVARAIPAVGHRTA; translated from the coding sequence GTGACAACCGAATCGGGCACCGCGGAACCAGAGGAACGCGCCGACGGCGCGGGGCGGGGCGTCTTCGCCGACCGCATCCTGACCGTGCCGAACGTGCTGAGCGTGCTGCGCCTGCTGGGTGTTCCGCTGTTCCTGTGGTTGCTGCTGATCGAGCGGGCCGATGGCTGGGCATTTGCGCTATTGGTCGCCAGCGGCGTAACGGACTTTCTGGACGGCAAGCTCGCCCGGCTGCTCGACCAGTCCTCCCGGCTGGGCGCGCTGCTGGATCCGTTCGTCGACCGGCTGTTTCTGGTGACCACGCTGGCGGCTTTCGTGATCCGCGGCCTGATCCCGTGGTGGGTGGCGGCGCTCCTGGTCGGGCGCGACCTCGTGCTCACCGCGACGCTGCCGGTGTACAAACGCCGCGATCTCCCCCCGCCCGAGGTGATCTATCTGGGCAAGGCGGCCACCTTCGCGCTGATGTCCGCGCTGCCCTGGCTGCTGGCCGGGCAGATGGACTGGGCGGCGGCTGGTTTCGGGCGGGCCTTCGGCGGGGCATTACTGGTCTGGGGTACGGCGGTCTACGTGTGGACCGGCGTGCTATATACCGGCAGAGCCATCGCGGTCGCAAGAGCGATACCGGCTGTGGGGCATCGGACCGCCTAG
- a CDS encoding GMC family oxidoreductase, whose protein sequence is MSAFDYDVVVIGSGFGGSVSAMRLTEKGYRVGVLEAGRRWDPEDIPRTNWNVRKSIWAPRLGLTGPQRISLLGKCAVFSGAGVGGGSLIYGNTLYEPLPNFYTDRQWSHITDWRAELAPYYDQAKRMLGVAPNPRTTPADEVIKEIAEDLGVADTFHPTDVGVFFNESDPGAEVDDPYFGGAGPRRNGCVHCARCFTGCPHNAKNTTTTNYLYLAEQAGAQVHPLTTVTAVRPLSGGGYAVDTQRSGGWIRKQRRIFTAEQVVFAGAALGTQKLLHKMRDDGALPHLSPRLGELTRSNSEAILNVVSRTRRDFAEGIAITSSIHPEADTHVEVCHYGKGQNALFPMSVPIVDGGAFRFLRFLLAIVLHPLVFLRSLNARHASEKSVILLIMQSLDNSLTSFRRRGLLRTRQGTGEPNPTWIPLAHEIGRRFGAKVDGDTHGLIMDVFDIPATAHYIGGCVIGDSSRTGVIDPYQRIYGHPGLHVADGSAVTANLGVNPSLTITAQAERAMAFWPNRGEPDTRPELGAVYRRIAPVAPARPAVPTEAPGALRLPIEPVPPPVPAP, encoded by the coding sequence ATGTCCGCATTCGACTACGACGTGGTGGTGATCGGTTCCGGCTTCGGCGGCAGCGTCAGCGCCATGCGGCTCACCGAGAAGGGGTACCGGGTCGGCGTTCTCGAAGCAGGTCGCCGGTGGGATCCCGAGGACATCCCGCGCACGAACTGGAATGTGCGCAAATCGATCTGGGCGCCGCGCCTCGGCCTCACCGGCCCACAGCGGATCAGCCTGCTCGGCAAGTGCGCCGTGTTCTCCGGCGCCGGCGTCGGCGGCGGCTCGCTGATCTACGGCAACACGCTCTACGAACCCCTGCCGAACTTCTACACCGACCGGCAGTGGTCGCACATCACCGATTGGCGCGCGGAGCTGGCGCCCTATTACGACCAGGCCAAGCGCATGCTCGGCGTCGCGCCCAACCCGCGCACCACCCCGGCCGACGAGGTGATCAAGGAGATCGCCGAGGACCTCGGCGTCGCCGACACCTTCCACCCGACCGACGTGGGCGTCTTCTTCAACGAAAGCGATCCGGGCGCGGAGGTCGACGACCCCTACTTCGGCGGCGCGGGCCCGCGCCGCAACGGTTGTGTGCATTGCGCGCGATGCTTCACCGGCTGCCCGCACAACGCCAAGAACACGACCACCACCAACTATCTCTACCTGGCCGAACAGGCGGGCGCGCAGGTTCATCCGCTGACCACGGTCACCGCCGTGCGCCCGCTGTCCGGCGGCGGCTACGCGGTCGACACCCAGCGGTCCGGCGGCTGGATCCGCAAGCAGCGCAGGATCTTCACCGCCGAGCAGGTGGTGTTCGCGGGCGCCGCCCTCGGCACCCAGAAACTGCTGCACAAGATGCGCGACGACGGGGCGCTGCCGCACCTCTCGCCCCGGCTCGGCGAGCTGACCCGCAGCAATTCCGAGGCGATCCTCAACGTGGTCAGCCGGACCCGCCGCGATTTCGCCGAGGGCATCGCGATCACCTCCTCGATCCATCCGGAGGCCGACACCCACGTCGAGGTGTGCCACTACGGCAAGGGACAGAACGCGCTGTTCCCGATGTCGGTGCCGATCGTGGACGGCGGCGCGTTCCGTTTCCTGCGCTTCCTGCTCGCGATAGTGCTGCACCCGCTGGTCTTTCTGCGCAGTCTCAACGCACGGCACGCGTCGGAGAAGTCGGTGATCCTGCTGATCATGCAGTCGCTGGACAACTCGCTGACCTCGTTCCGCAGGCGCGGGCTGCTGCGCACCAGGCAGGGCACCGGCGAGCCGAATCCGACCTGGATTCCGCTGGCCCACGAGATCGGCCGCCGGTTCGGCGCGAAGGTCGACGGCGACACCCACGGCCTGATCATGGACGTGTTCGATATCCCGGCCACGGCCCACTACATCGGCGGATGCGTCATCGGCGACAGCTCCCGCACCGGTGTGATCGATCCCTACCAGCGGATCTACGGGCATCCCGGCCTGCACGTCGCGGACGGCTCCGCGGTGACCGCCAATCTCGGCGTGAACCCCTCGCTGACCATCACCGCGCAGGCCGAGCGCGCGATGGCGTTCTGGCCGAACCGCGGCGAACCCGACACCCGGCCGGAACTGGGCGCGGTCTACCGGCGCATCGCGCCGGTGGCGCCCGCGCGTCCGGCGGTGCCCACCGAGGCTCCCGGCGCGCTGCGGCTGCCGATCGAGCCGGTGCCGCCGCCGGTCCCGGCGCCATGA
- a CDS encoding DUF2252 domain-containing protein, protein MSDSGIDLRSFVPAEEVRAQGRALRQRVPVIARDREATGVRRPDVLAFIEASNAGRLPHLIPLRIGRMTASPFTFYRGAAGLMAADLAGGPDSGLSAQLCGDAHAANFGLYGTARGEIIMDINDFDETVAGPWEWDLERLAASLVLAGRESGADEDDCRTAARDAARSYRLAVDALAAMPFMESWSALPDESVITEAKADALVDDFKKAAKKARKNTSAKVVAKWTEHLENHETGIRMHRFVSDPPILTAVDEHIAEAVTGGLERYAESLRESRRNLLARFAMSDVAFRIVGTGSVGFHSYLALLHGNDGEALVLQVKQANPSALAPFLPARSVRHEGERIVQGARLVQSESDILLGWTTLDPTGDGVELPFIVRQFRNLKGSIDPAELPASDLDDYGRLAGALLARAHSRSLDPRLLSGYLDGDERFDDAVSAFAVRYADRTEADHAELVEAVRAGRIAAEEPQ, encoded by the coding sequence GTGTCAGACAGTGGTATCGACCTGCGCTCCTTCGTGCCGGCGGAGGAGGTCCGCGCCCAGGGGCGCGCGCTGCGTCAGCGGGTTCCGGTAATCGCACGGGACCGGGAGGCGACCGGCGTGCGTCGTCCGGACGTGCTCGCCTTCATCGAGGCGAGCAACGCGGGGCGGCTGCCACACCTGATACCGCTGCGCATCGGGCGGATGACCGCCTCGCCGTTCACCTTCTACCGTGGCGCGGCGGGTTTGATGGCCGCCGATCTGGCGGGCGGCCCGGACAGTGGCCTGTCCGCCCAGTTGTGCGGCGACGCGCATGCGGCGAACTTCGGCCTGTACGGCACGGCGCGCGGCGAAATCATCATGGACATCAATGATTTCGATGAGACCGTCGCGGGGCCGTGGGAATGGGATCTGGAGCGGCTGGCGGCCAGCCTCGTCCTGGCGGGACGCGAATCCGGTGCCGACGAAGACGACTGCCGCACCGCGGCGCGTGACGCCGCCCGCTCCTACCGCCTCGCCGTCGACGCGCTCGCCGCGATGCCGTTCATGGAGTCCTGGAGCGCGCTCCCGGACGAATCGGTGATCACCGAGGCCAAGGCCGACGCCCTGGTCGACGACTTCAAGAAGGCGGCGAAGAAGGCGCGCAAGAACACCAGCGCCAAGGTGGTGGCCAAGTGGACCGAGCACTTGGAGAACCACGAGACCGGTATCCGCATGCACCGATTCGTCAGCGACCCACCGATTCTCACCGCGGTGGACGAGCACATCGCCGAGGCGGTGACCGGCGGGCTGGAGCGTTATGCCGAGAGCCTGCGCGAGTCCCGGCGCAACCTGCTGGCCCGATTCGCGATGTCCGACGTCGCGTTCCGGATCGTCGGCACCGGCAGTGTCGGCTTCCACAGCTATCTCGCGCTGCTGCACGGCAACGACGGCGAGGCGCTGGTGCTGCAAGTGAAGCAGGCCAATCCCTCGGCGCTGGCTCCGTTCCTGCCCGCTCGCTCCGTGCGGCACGAGGGCGAGCGAATCGTGCAGGGCGCCAGGCTCGTTCAGTCCGAATCGGACATCTTGCTGGGCTGGACCACGCTCGACCCAACCGGCGATGGCGTCGAATTGCCGTTCATAGTACGGCAATTCCGCAATCTGAAGGGCAGCATCGATCCCGCCGAGCTGCCCGCGAGCGATCTCGACGACTACGGAAGGCTCGCGGGCGCGCTGCTGGCCAGGGCTCATTCGCGCTCGCTCGACCCACGTCTGCTATCGGGATATCTGGACGGCGACGAGCGATTCGACGACGCGGTTTCCGCTTTCGCGGTGCGGTATGCCGATCGGACCGAGGCAGATCACGCCGAGCTGGTCGAGGCGGTCCGAGCAGGCCGTATCGCGGCCGAAGAGCCGCAGTAG